ATCTCTTCTGTTGTGTTCTGCTTGATACAGAAGCATTGGAAGGTCCGAATCTAACCCACCAACGAACCGAACCCAccactccctctctctctctctctctctctcatcaaACTTCAACTCCCTCCCTTTCAagtcaatctctctctctctccccccctccctccctccctccctccacCAAGTCACCAACCCTTCTCTGTCATTCTGCCATTCGGTTTCTGTTCCTTCCAAATCTCTGTTGGTTCCGAAGGCAGTGCGAGCGAAATGGCGAGCGGTAGCGCGGTGAACTTGGACGACGTGCCGTCGGTGGATCTCATGACTGAGCTCCTCCGCCGCCTCAAGTGCTCCTCCAAGCCCGACAAGCGCCTCATCCTCATCGgtaacctctctctctctctctactctgCTCCCGCCTCCATTTAACTGAGCTTTTTCGCTGTCCAATTCACGTTCCCCACCCCCAATTTAAGGAAAATACTGGTGAATTATTAGACTGCTTTAAGATTCTGATGGACGGGGAGCTTTTTGTCTAGGGTTTTGATAATGTGCCCGGGATTTGTGAATCTCGTTGCTCTTTTTTGCATTATGTTCGACTCACAAATTGAGATTTTTATGTTTTGAGATGCCGTAGGATTTATGTAGGCCTGATGTTCCCTGAGAATCTGGTTGTgataaatttagatttttatgttgttttcaCCAGCCATCCATTTGCAGCTGAATAATTCAGGATTCTTGGGGTTTGTCGGTTGAATCTGCCTTTCTGTTCTGGAGCTGTGTCTTAAACTTGATTTCCGTTGACATGCAATTCCaatgacaatttttttttttttaatccattTCGCATAGCGTGGTTTGGATAGTTTAGTGAGTTCCTGCATTGGGTTCACCGTACATTAGTGTTTCCCATGATCTGCTTTATTATCGAGttactcttttttctttttttttgccggTCTATCTTCATCTCCACTACCTTTTATCAGGGATGGTGATATGTGAGTCTTTTGTTGAAATCCAAGTCTGTTAATTTAACCAGAATTATTATTGATATGACTCCATGTAATTTCTTTTGACAATCTAATTACCATGAAATGTTGGAAAGAAGGATTTGTGGCTTGAACCTCCGAGGCTCCTTAATCAGTTGGCTCTAAAATCTCCTCTGCTATTAGACACAGCTGCAATAGGAAATATTTCGAATCTAAATGGAAGGCTCCTTAATCAGTTGCCTAGTCATTTAAGTGTACTGTAGGGACGGTTTTTGAGCTGATGGCTATTGATTAATAATAATgttgggagaaaaaaaaatatatgcaggtCCCCCTGGCTCAGGTAAAGGTACTCAATCGCCCCTAATCAAGGATGAGTACTGCCTGTGCCACTTGGCTACTGGTGATATGCTGAGAGCTGCTGTTGCTGCTAAGACCCCTCTTGGTATCAAGGCCAAAGAAGCAATGGACAAGGTGAGACCtgcctttctttttcctcttatttcttttcattataatattttgCTGGTCATAGATATGTTATCTCTtgacaattttcttttcagggAGAACTCGTCTCCGATGACTTGGTTGTTGGCATTATTGATGAGGCAATGAAGAAACCTTCATGTCAAAAGGGCTTTATTCTTGATGGTTTTCCAAGGACTGTGGTCCAAGCTCAGAAGGTACTGCATTAGCACCCGATTCTCGTGAATGCTTTGCACTGGCTATTTCCGGGCACTTGCGTAGGATCGACTGGCAGATGAACATCTGGGAGTCATAAGATACTCGGATTATGTTCTTAACGCATTGCTCTCTTCTTCCTGCAGCTTGACGAGATGCTGGAAAAGCAGGGGGGTAAAGTTGATAAGGTGCTCAACTTTGCTATCGATGATACAATTTTGGAGGAGAGGATTACTGGTCGTTGGATACACCCTTCAAGTGGCAGAACCTATCACTCGAAGTTTGCACCTCCGAAGGTTCCCGGGATTGATGATGTAAGCTTTAATAGCCTCATTTAACTgtctttcttattttcttgtgTGGTCTCTAATTATGTTTCCCCCATGGTTTCTGATGGAAGGTGACCGGAGAACCATTGATTCAGCGTAAGGATGATACTTCTGCTGTTCTCAAGTCTAGGCTGGAAGCTTTCCACAGGCAAACCGAACCAGTAATGTGCTCCCCATCTTCTTGTTATTTTGGTAGGCGTAAATTTAGGGGGAGGCAGTTAGGAGTTTATGGACTATTTTCATTTGAAACTAATAGCTACTCTTTCTAGATGCTATGTTTGGCTAGTGCCATACTAATGTTTGTGAAAATTGTCTGCGCTCACTTGGGAAGTATTTGCACCTGAAATGCAGGTGATTGAGTATTACTCGAAAAAGGGGATGGTTGCCAATCTCCATGCCGAGAAACCACCCAAGGAGGTCACAGTTGAGGTTCAGAAGGCGCTTTCTTCATAAGAGCGTACCCATCAACAATTCTAAAACCTGTAGGATTTTTGGTCCACTGATTGGATTCTGATACGTTAATGAATCCGCGAGTGCTGGATTCTCTTGAATatgttttcaaatttcaaaattgcGGCTGCTGTCAAACTTTTTGAGGGCTTAATTTGCGAGAATAAAGTTACTCATAGATTGACATTAAATTTAAACCTATGGAATGTTCGAGTTATGACAATGCGACTgccctttttccttcttcctgTCATCCTGTTGGAGTTGCACAATGAGTTTTTGATTGCTTTCTTTCTTTACCTCCACTTAGCATCCTTTAATCATGCTTCGATAAATTTTGTCATAAACATAGAATCATCTGGATTGAGAGAGTCGCCAATTGCGAATTAGCTCTGATAATTATCCAAGACGTATAAGGAACAAAGTTGTGCCATGAGTTTTATGGATGTCATCAGGAAGCAAGATGTCACGTAAGTAGGCTTCCCATGAAGGATAGACCAATGACTAAGCTAATGAAACTACATGTCTACTGTGATTTTGGCATCAAGATGAGAGCACTCTTCGAAGAAGGCCTTGAAGTGCTCGTAGGAGTGCTTAACATCATCCACTGCACACATCTCCCTTATGCTGTGCATAGATAGCTGCGGGGCCCCCACATCAACCGTGCGGATCCCCACTCCGCTTGCAATGATTGGACCAATAGTCGAACCACAACCCATGTCATTACGCACCACAAAGTCCTGCAGGAGAGTCAATATGTATGGAAGTGAATGAGTTCCAGAATACATTGAGAGATCTCTTGGCATAGTTTTGAGCAAAAAACGAAATTATTCAGCAAAACTAAATGACCTGAATGGGAAGGTCATGCTTCTTGGCAATCTCTCGGAAAATGAACGCAGTGACGGCATTGGTCGCATATCGCTGGTTAGCATTATGCTTGATAACAAGCCCTCTGTGCATTTTAGGCTGGTGATTCTCTTCGTGCTTGTCCTGAGAAGGCATCCAGATTTGTCACCACAGAACAACAAACAACAGAAAACAGAGGGAAAAGGACCACAATAACATGAAAAGACGGACCATATAGTTCGGATGAAGAGCATGTGCCATATCTGCCGATACAAGAAAACTCTTCTGAATTGCCTTTTGAAGCAGCTGAAAAGGTTGAGAAACAAGAAATCAGCTAACAAGTTTGTTGAGGGGAATTTTTGCATTTCGATGACCTGTGCCCTTCAGAACAATCATCTCTTCTCATGATCTAAAGGTTCCCACGCACGTTGATCTCCTCTAATCCCCATTAAGCAAAAGAAACAATGAATGTACAAGTAAATTAACTGATCCATCTTTGATACCTTAGAATCTGAGCCAAAGGAATTGGTGATTCGGGAGAGAGTATCTAACATGGCAGGAGATCCAGCGCCCTGGGCAGAATCAGATCCTACTTCCTCATGATCGAACAATGCCACCACTCTCACACCACTCTCATCCTCGAGGCTGCTCTCTGAAGATGTAGCATCAATCAGTGCCTGAAACCCAAAAAATGATTCATCCAATTAAGTATGAGATTCTTCTAGGCTTTTCATCTACAAAGCAAAGCATCGATAAATACATGAAAAGCATCCTAACCTTCAGAGAACAGAATGACATGCAAAGATTATCAAGCCTTCCTGAGAAAACAAACTCCTTCATAGCGCCAGCAACTACACTAGGTTGGGCATCACATGCTTGCAATTCAAAATCGCATATTTCTTCCGGTTTACAACCAGCCTCCTTTGCCAGCAtctgaaataataataagagaaaAGACCAGTAAAATAATCCGAATACAGAAGACAAAAGCGTTGCGTTGTCTCGCAGGTATGAAAGGCTCCCTGCCATCTACCAATGCCAAGTCCATGAGGCCCATCACCAGATCCTGCCTATACAACATTAACTAAAGGATTCAGCTTCAGAAGTAATCACCTGAAGTAGCAGTGAATGATGCTTCGGATTGTCACTTATGCTTTTCTCCTGATTTGAGCCATTTTCTGCAACCGGTTTATTCAGCTCTGCCTGCAGATTCAGAGGGCCATGTTATCTACTGCCC
Above is a window of Punica granatum isolate Tunisia-2019 chromosome 7, ASM765513v2, whole genome shotgun sequence DNA encoding:
- the LOC116214024 gene encoding adenylate kinase 4 — its product is MASGSAVNLDDVPSVDLMTELLRRLKCSSKPDKRLILIGPPGSGKGTQSPLIKDEYCLCHLATGDMLRAAVAAKTPLGIKAKEAMDKGELVSDDLVVGIIDEAMKKPSCQKGFILDGFPRTVVQAQKLDEMLEKQGGKVDKVLNFAIDDTILEERITGRWIHPSSGRTYHSKFAPPKVPGIDDVTGEPLIQRKDDTSAVLKSRLEAFHRQTEPVIEYYSKKGMVANLHAEKPPKEVTVEVQKALSS
- the LOC116214023 gene encoding probable aspartyl aminopeptidase, producing MAISSINSEDSSVVSDLISFLNAAPTAFHAVDEAKRRLVKAGYERISEREDWKLEAGKKYFFTRNHSTIVAFAIGKKYVAGNGFYVVGAHTDSPCLKLKPVSKVTKGGYMEVGVQTYGGGLWHTWFDRDLTVAGRLMIREEKDGSVSYVHKLVRLEEPIMRIPTLAIHLDRNVNSDGFKVNTQSHLVPVLATSIKAELNKPVAENGSNQEKSISDNPKHHSLLLQMLAKEAGCKPEEICDFELQACDAQPSVVAGAMKEFVFSGRLDNLCMSFCSLKALIDATSSESSLEDESGVRVVALFDHEEVGSDSAQGAGSPAMLDTLSRITNSFGSDSKLLQKAIQKSFLVSADMAHALHPNYMDKHEENHQPKMHRGLVIKHNANQRYATNAVTAFIFREIAKKHDLPIQDFVVRNDMGCGSTIGPIIASGVGIRTVDVGAPQLSMHSIREMCAVDDVKHSYEHFKAFFEECSHLDAKITVDM